The Lolium rigidum isolate FL_2022 chromosome 1, APGP_CSIRO_Lrig_0.1, whole genome shotgun sequence region AGGCCGCCGTCCCCACGCCTAATTAGGCTCTAATTAGGCTGTAATTAATAATGTTTAGATTAATTAGGCTCTAATTAATTAAATTTTAGATTAACTCCATGTGGTTCCATTCCCTCCTTTCCAGATCAACCGAACGCAAGTAtgaagtggaatggaatggagtggaatggaatggaatggtccattccattccacttcaTCCTAAAAACGAGAAGTTTCCTTATAGCGGTTTGTTGCGGCAAGGTGCGAACAACCGCAATCCTGCCACAGTCCCGCGTTGCTATGTAGCAGTTAACCGCAACCTGACCTGCAACCATGGCCGCTGAGATAGGAAAGGGGGCAACTGATACGATTTCAGCTGGGTGCCCCGCAAGGGCAAATGTTGTCTTcaagtaaagaaaattaatcaAAAGGGCAAATCATATACTGGCAAAATAGAGAGTGGCAAAAAAGAGAAGTCAAACTAAATGAGGGTAAATTGTAAAGTCCCTAAGTAAAGCAtgacaaaaagtaaaatttccccaaaaaagaagaaaaaaagaacgaTTTGTTCGCTCGGCGAGACAATCCCAATCGACACAACTTACCGGTGGCAGTTCCTGTAATTTGGATCAAAATTAGGggacgaacaagaagccttattttctttattactaTTAAGTATAGATTTGCCTAActgatgtggcatgcttgcacGTTGAGAGAATTACCCTTAGTGAGTTGCTCATATTTAGATATTATAAACGTGTAGATCTtatagtgcacatttcaaaactacaaaacttgtcagattttttcattttcatgcagCCTACAATATATAAAGAATTTCACGTTAAGATTGTGCACCCTTCTAGGATACACCATTGGCTATATCAAGATTCTTTTGACACTATAAAATATGATTTTCTAAATTTTAAAAACAAAGAGCTCTCAGCCTCCATTTGTCTACTCTTAGGCAAGTTTCAGAAATATGCAGGCAGGATAACTTCAGCCAAAGTGTACAACAGCTACAGCTGAAACTGGACCAGCTGAAAGTTGTTATTATGTTCGGTCCTTATTTTCCATATAAGATGTAATATATGCTAAAACCATGAGTTAGCACTTGTCAGTGTGTCCTCGTACCAAAATAAAGCAAATGTAAAACATGTTGAATAAAACCATGTTATAGTTTCCATGCGGCAACAAAAATATAACATACTGGCTTTAAAAAATAAACATCTACCCCAAAGAACTGTAATTTGCGACCCAGTCTTCACAAATCTTTGAACAATCCACAAAACTGTATGTTTTACATGAATCCACAAAACTGAATAGGGCCCCATATTTAATTTTTTACAAACACCTGGTCCTATTTGTCACATATTCGGAGTGATCCATACCTCTGAAGGGTAAAGGATGCTCAACGAATCACGCATACCTCCAAAGGGAAAAACACGCTTGAAAGTCCTTGTTTTGGGGTCATAAGCCCTTACACCTCCCCAGTCGGAAATTCGGCCGCACAAATGAAATGCCTGTGTCATCCAGGGAGCAGAGAAATAGATTAATTGAGGTTGTACACCACGGAGATTCTCTGTGGGTAAACATGCCGAGTGGTTGAGTCCAATGAAAATCGCATGATCTCTCAACTCCTCCATCGATACTTTTCTGCAACCTTTAGTATCAACCTTGCGAATCTTGAACTTGACATTATCTGGATACCTACTCTTTGCGCTTGTATAGATCATGCGGACTTGCCAGAGATCACCCCACGGTGTAGATACCAGGTGTCTAGTAAGAATAGGTGCAGAGTGGCTATAATATTTAACAATCACCTCCTTTGTTGGTCCATCCGGTGCATCAAGATCCCACTTAATCACTGTTCCGTGCAATGTCACGCTGTAGAACCTCCCATTGTGGTACGCACAGTCGATGTACCGGTCTTCCTTGCTCGCATTTAGAATTGAAGCAGTTTGCCACTTGCTTTCTCCTGCCTTAACGAAAGAAAGCAAATCACTGTCACAATGGATGATCATCGCAATGTAGTCACCACCATTAGACGGGCTGCAGGACAACACAGCCTTCTGATAAAACCATGTTCCTAGATAATTTGTATGATATACTTGGTCTCTCCTAAAAAGATAATGCTGCAAGTTTCCTTTGTCATAGACAGCCGTCACGCACGCGAAATCAGTGATCGGCGGGAGAGGGATGATGCACGAGGTGGACGTGTTGAACAGAACAAGATTGGAAAGGTCATTTACCAGAACCAGCCACCCGTGGGAGGCTCCACAACATGCAACAAAGCAACCCTTGGGAAAATTAACGTTGTAAACCTTGTCGACGTCAAGGAGGTGGCGGAACTTGCAGGTTGCTGCTCCTGGAGCCCAGTTCATCCCAGAATCCACCTTGAATTCCCTTTGCTCGAGGAAGTTGGCCCAAGACACGAGCCATGGAGTGCGAGAATGTGGGATGCCGGCAGCCTTGGCCGCCGAGAACCATGCCGTGCAGACAGCTTGAAATGCAAGGGCTTGGGGTAGCTCGAGGCGTTGCAGGATGCTGAGAAGGAGATCATTTGGGAGGTCCGACCACCCGGATGGTGCTGCCATAGTAATTGAAATACTTGTGGTTATGTGCTTGCGATGAAATTTTTATATGACAAGGCAAACAAAGAGAAGGACCCAATATATACATATCTATATGATGACTCTACCAGAATTGTTTCCGTATCTCAAAGGAAATCGGAAAACCAATTGGAAAGCTGAATAGAAACTCGGAGAAGCTCATAGTCGTACTGCACTCGTCCACGGGACCGCACATAAAAACTGAAAAGAAGTCTAGATCACCCCCACAAGTATTGCGTTTCGGCCAGAGAACCCCCTCAGGTTTCAAGTAGAGCATTTAACCCCCCTAACTATCTAATACCGGGCAAATTACCCCCTGAGGGCGGTTAGAGAGGCTAATGGTTGTTTTGATGAGTGGTTTTTGTCCACGTGTGCAGTTCAGTTAGCCACGCAAGCACCTGATCCGGCCATCGATCGCTCACGGGCGAACCAGTTCGTCCAGCCGTGCTCATGGGCGCTCCAGTGCCATGGTGAtttccccatcaagctctccgccTGGCGAGGCTGCCCGTGCACATCAACTTTCCGCTTAATCTCTCTCGACCGTGCGATGGAGGGCGACGGGCTTCAGGTGTACAGCGCAGAAGGTCGACTGGGTCAGGGTCGACGGCGATTGGCTCGGCCGCAACCGAGTTGCAGGTGTTCCGGCGACCGGACGCGGAGAGGGCAGCGGCGCAAAGGCGACGCAATATCCCTGGTCACATGCTTCACCATATTTTGCACTGTTTCACTGTCATCAAGTGAACAAATAAAAGACTCAGCCTTGTGAACTACTAGTAGTTTCCAACTCAAATCTGTCTTCTCCGGCATTTCATCTGAGAGGGTGATATGATCAGCAAGGTGCCTCTTCAATTCTGACAAAGACAGATTGGAAATACTTACTGTAGACATGCCGTTCTTTCCAGTTTCCGACCATGTATTTCCACCCCTTCCCATCATGTTCCAATTTCCCTCGGTAATTAAATCAAACAGACAATGATTCCAGACGAGCCATGAACAGATCCTACTAGGATCacgtaaaaagaaaaagaaaaactcctTTGCTGAATACATGTAGAAATCCTTATCTGGATTTTGCTGAACTGTCAAAACCGTGCCCTTTTCAGTCCAATGCCTGATCTGACGATTCCTTTGCTTTTGACCGAAATATTCAACATAATAAACTCTACTGCTAACAGTAACCATGGCAAACCTAATCCTCTGTATTTCAACTCCAAATCCACCCAATGATCACACCCATAACCCCTTCATAATCCCGATGCCGTCCTTGACAGAGAGGGAAAAGGGTGCTTCCTTAGGGGAAAAGCACAAGGAACATGCACTGCTCGTGACGCCGCCCTCGAAACGTCAAATCGAGCCGCCAATCGACAGCCTAGAGCTCGTGATCGTCGACGGAAGAGTTCGCACTCGCGGCGgagagaggtgaagagaggtggcGCGTGACGAAGTGGCTCGATTGAGTTGAACCGACCAGGCACTGGAGATGCTAATCTGCACGACCGGACTAGGTGTTTGCGTGGCTAACTGACTGTACACGTGGACAAAAACCACTCATCAAAACAGCCATTAGCCTCTCTAACCGCCCTCAGGGGGTAATTTGCCCGGTATTAGATAGTTAGGGGGGTTAAGTGCTCTACTTGAAACCTGAGGGGGTTCTCTGGCCGAAACGCAATACTTGTGGGGGTGATCTAGACTTCTTTTCATAAAAACTGCATCTTTTTATGTATTTTGAAAGGAAAATCGAAGCAAATAAGGAAACAATAACGAGGGAAATAACACGCATCTGCCTAAAAATCAGCAAACCGAGCTAATAGTGTATTTTCTATGTTATTAGGTTGgctgagctgaagattgagatagACATACCCATAGCAGCCCCGGATAGCACATCGCCGGGGGTGGAATCGACGACAGGAGGAGTCCCTCCCATACTGGTCCCCGCCGAATCGAATTGGCGACGCGGACGGACGGAGAGAGATGGAGAAGTCGTCAGATCTCGCAGTCAGGCCGGAAGTTGGGAGGGGGGGCTCGCCCTTGTAGATGAAGGATCTTGTCAGCAACAAGTATTGGCATCGGAATCGCGCCACGGGGAGTTGCCGTCGGGGCTGCGCTCGCCGGACATGGGGGCGGAGATAGTTGGGGAatggctgtttttttttttttggatgaagCGGATACGTTGCTGACTTGTGGCCTTTTATTGTGTGGGCTCTTTTCCGTGACCGGCCCACTATCTGTTCATCAGTGAGCCCGCAGCTTCTGCTTCCCtcgaaagaaagaaaaacaaaaacatatcAGCCATCTTCTGCTACCGCCACATCAGCGCCTTGCAGAAGTCGCCGGCCCACGGGACAGGACACGCCGACGCCGTCACGCCACGGCCCGCCCCTCCGCCGCGCGCTCCTTCTCGCGGGAAATCACGCCGATAGCTCCTCCGCCGCGACGCCCGAATCGCCTCGATCCGGCCGCCCGATCGGGATCCACGCGCCGCCTGGTGCTTCGTAGGTCAGGTTTCTTCTTCGGGCCCCGTGTGTGCTCCGTTTAAATCCGTGCAGGCAGCGAGATGTTCCATGGAGCCGACTAACTCAAATTCCTCTGGCCTAGCCTCGTAGTTCGCCGGTGCTGAGGGTGCCGAGGAAGAGGTCGGGGAtgaggacgatgaagaggaggaggtggaggacgaggatgacgacgacgacgacgaggacgaagagggcggcgagggcggcgaggaagaggatgaggagggtgccggtgacgatgatctcgtggaggtagacgcggacggcgtgaggacgaagaagaaaaagaagaagaaggcgtcgggcacacgaggccccaagtggatggttttggaggatctttgtctatgcgagtcgtgggcgacggtgagccatgactccatcatcgacgctaaccaaaaatacgggaagtattgggcgaggatcaaggccgagttcgatgagcgcaagctcatcaagagcgactacaacaaagtgacaatgaagaggagccaaaagacaATGTCgaagcgatgggccatcatccaggcgtcggtgaactccttccatggataccatcacgacttagtgacCAGAGCCGACATCGGCACAGATGTctcccaactggtacgactctttcttccataatctgtagcgcctacattgtgttcgatgaaatgattccgcttcctttggttagtttgatagggccatggaggtttaccggaggaactcggatgggcataagtcgttcacgatgatgcattgctatagcaagctcaaagggaacgagaaatggcggttgacgcgcctgccgatgtccaaggggaaggacgccattgatctggacgcgccgctcgcaacatcggcagggcgtctgatacatctccaacgtatctataatttctgatgttccatgcttgttttatgacaatacctacatgttttgctcacactttataatatttttatgcgtttttcggaactaacctattaacaagatgccgaagtgccaattcatgttttctgctgtttttggttccagaaaggctgttcgggcaatattctcggaattcgacgaaacgaagaccaaacatcataattcaccgagacggaccaggacaccgaaggggagtcagaggggaggcctggggcccccacaccatagggccgcgccggcctatggggagggctccctggtgcccctcctgcgccgcctcttcgcctatataagccctttcgacctaaaaacgcgatacgatttgacgaaactccagaaagactccaggggcgccgccgccatcgcgaaactccaattcgggggacagaagtctctgttccggcaccctgccgggacggggaagtgcccccggaagccatctccatcaacgccaccgcctccatcatgctccgtgagtagttcccccatggactacgggttctagctatagctagttggtactctctctcccatgtacttcaatacaatgatctcatgagctgccttacatgattgagattcatctgatgtaatcggtgttgtgtttgttgggatccgatggatgatacattatgattagtctatctataaagtttgtgaagttattgttgctgcaatcttgttatgcttaatgcttgtcactagggtccgagtggcatgatcttagatttaagctctataattattgctatgattgtatctacaagttgtttgccaatattgctgtccggaacccgaggccccaaagtgacagaaattgggacaaccgagggggaaggctgtgatatgaggatcacatgttttcaccaagtgttaatgctttgctccggtgctctattaaaaggagtaccttaatagccagtagattcccttgaggcccggctgccaccggctggtaggacaaaaagatgttgtacaagtttctcattgcgagcacgtatgactatatatggaaaacatgcctacatgattaataatcttgatgttctgtctaatcctatcaattgcccaactgtaatttgttcacccaacatttgtcacttgttattggagagttaccactagtgtagatcgctgggaaccccggtccatctctcatcattatatactcgttatatatgtcattggaagtagtatcaactattttctggtgccattgcctctgtgttattgctactgctgatgtgttactattactattgctctcatattactgctgctttcacatcaccctgctactagtgcttttccaggtgcagctgaattgacaactcagttgttaaggcttataagtattctttacctcaccttgtgtcgaatcaataaatttgggttttacttccctcgaagactattgtgatcccctatacttgtgggttatcaagactattttctggcgctgttgccggggaggcatagctctactcataagttcacctggggagtacactctacctctctctctgttttattttattttgttttgcttagtttacttttgtctagtttatttgtgcttagtttatttctgtctagtattactttgcttagtttctttttgttttgttttatttttctcatatactcaaaaatccataaaaatttgaaaaacctaaaaattaaaaactgctgctatgggagaacccacaaccatgTTGgaccttatagaattatataataattatagaaaatcaagagcgggtgaagtgatgagtgctgtgatagaaaaattgaatacaattgctaaaatcttgcttaaacgccatgatataaactgttgctctcaacaggatactaaacatcttaaattccaatgtggctttagtgaagaagttttaattatgaactacaattggaataactatattcatcttgggttcgaagaagtagaacaatttgtcttatttatgggagcctctgagatagaatccttcatggctaaaaattatgaaacttgtgttgtttgtaaggaccttaaagattatgtctcttctatccttaatttttgcatagaaagttacagtgataatccttatatcattgactataaagagagactcattaatgcacaagaatgcactcacaatttgcaggaacatgtggaagaagaaattgatgaacctgaaagctcattggatgaaaaaaaggaggaaattgatgaacctgaaagctcattggatgaaaaagaagaggagagtgatgaacaaaaggaggaagaatggatttgctacccatgccaaccttctaatgagagtaactctttatctcttacactatttgattgtcctccatactTACCGAAGGTGgacgaatgttatgttcctgtggattctcttgaaatagtacctatgagtaaaacttgtgagaataattatgctactattatctatgataatccatgctactttgataaatcttatgataatgctttgtttgtgcctgatgtcgaaatgcatggtactaaagaattttgcatggcaaatgtttatgataaagctctagatgatggtcttatgttacttgataatattaattgtactactaatgaaaatgggattggagagttcttgactgtatctatgagtcccatatctcttgagattgatcaatcatcatgttatattattgataaaagtgggtttgaaagttttaatcccactatttttgagcttggtaaaaattatgtgtttatggatcacgaaaaacatgctttatgtgatagttatattgttgagtttattcatgaagctactgaaaattattatgagagaggaaaatatggttgtagaaatttacatggtactaaagcacctctctatatgctgaaaattttgaagttagtcttgttttatcttcttatgcttgtcactttgttcttcatgaatttatttgtgtacaagattcctatgcataggaagtgggttagacttaaatgtgttttgaatttgctttttgatgctctcttttgcttcaactcttatttcttatgtgagcatcattaaaattgctgagcccatcttaatggctataaagaaagcatttcttgggagataacccatgtctttattttgctactgttttgttgtgtcttggaagttgttactactgtagcaacatatccttatctttattttattgcattgttgtgccaagtaaagtctctaatagaaggttgatactagatttggatttctacgcgagaaacgatttctatctgtcacgaatttgggcagggttctctgtaggtaactcagaaaaatctgccaatttacgtgcgtgttccccagatatgtacgcaactttcattagttttgagttttctgatttgagcaacggaagtacctcttaaaaattcgtctctatcggctgttctgttttggcggaTTCTCGTctcgtttttttgcattgtctcttgtggactttaagtgaggctttctagacgtggagagctgtagctaatgttttattgagttcttgcaatgtgtcactacaggactaaagtgaattcaagtttttgagtactaacccctctaatgaagtttatgagaagtttggtgtgaaggaagttttcaagggtcaagagaggaggatgatatatgatcaagaagagtgaaaagtctaagcttggggatgcccccgtggttcatgtcaacacccggatttttaagtccagatgcctattatgccattcctcgcaatcccaggaatattgtttttgcgagacataatagattgatatcacaacacatcattcattacaacacataatcgtcttacaaataaaggatcacatgatccagtctttatTACaacaatagaagttctattgatccattacataacacatagcggaagcgaaatagcgtagtagtagtccatctattccacaggcaactgttgacgtcaggagagatcctagttgtcgtagacgtcctgctgtccttcttccgggttctggtactcctcttcatagtctggccatttgaatagccagggacacagccatgagtactttaaagtactcgcaaactaatactaatgtaaataccatcaactatagtaagggggttctaagctctagtttcctttgcataaagccagttttatttcataagtactttaataaacaaaactcctcatttgcctaactcaactcaagtgggaacattagtgtcattcccacaactcagttgtgattcaaaatcaaagtcacctttcaattcagttcacaagtcaccattcatatttttagaaaagttctgatgacggaacggtatggcctttccaatcgtccatgaccgcggacgcggctattcgaataggttaaactctgcgagaggttgtacacttgtgccacgagcaattgcaatagtccgtcgggGGTAACTAGCCCCGATTTATTGTACGcgatgcgcgaactaccaatcctaacctttcatttacataccctagtataggcacctctccccatgagcttggcctcccggtgaagacagacgatCGGCCACAGGAACCGCAcatggcttgggccggacattcacctcatttcacgtcatttcacatcattccttttgttgtagaggcagcctccagcataaccccgatgacgcttgtttcagagggaacccatactaagacacataaatttccagttaagccttacccagattcaggtattgtgggggtacttgtaaaattggaatggtatcgcatccgaacccaaccatcagtttttggtaaaattcaccaagtcattcacaagccatattcaccttcaaaatctttcaatagaatgactcatcattccaagattttcaaagtcattggttttcacaagttcccatctagagtagttacttttaatattgagcactagcaactagtcatgaggggtgctaagcacttgtattgctctaggctaagtttgatactcttgtactactccatactaCACTagatgaatcatgaatcaaaaagtactttgataaataaaatttagtaaagcttgaaaagtaaaaacttggggtaggagcactaagcataaaataaaagtaatggtgccttgctcttgtagagctttgcacatgggaaccttgcaagagtgttagcttgcaaacaaaatagcttgcattagtctagcttgccttgattggtgaggtgatcaaagttctcttgctcttcctcttggtagaagacctcttcctcttgatagtctccggtactagcgtctataaacgaatacgaggatacaatcaccaaacaacacttaagtattcttaattagccttaatggctcacataattgatctagtatcactacttaacatttatccaaaaattattctacggtttccttatttaatattaggaaaataattttctctcattaaattcttcttaagatttaatcttctcaaataaccagggatgatcacatgttgaccaaggtcaacacttcacccttattatttgagaaaagtgatttaattgagattcatcatctcatgtgatttaaacaaccattgcaaattaaatactattttgatttaaattctacaagtgagcaagtatgagcctatgcAGTATAGGGCATCATATTACTTCAtctcacttgagaaaatgatttaaatggggtgctacacctcatataatttaaaactaacatctaaatggtttaaaatctctaagtaaccaagcatgaggcttattagaccaaggtcagtacctctatttgaattacttaggatcacaatttaaatgagagagaagctcccatactatttaaataagtttatgggtatgtgttaaatggactagaaatggctccatagccattatttgaatctagtccat contains the following coding sequences:
- the LOC124690699 gene encoding F-box protein At1g10110-like isoform X1, with protein sequence MGGTPPVVDSTPGDVLSGAAMAPSGWSDLPNDLLLSILQRLELPQALAFQAVCTAWFSAAKAAGIPHSRTPWLVSWANFLEQREFKVDSGMNWAPGAATCKFRHLLDVDKVYNVNFPKGCFVACCGASHGWLVLVNDLSNLVLFNTSTSCIIPLPPITDFACVTAVYDKGNLQHYLFRRDQVYHTNYLGTWFYQKAVLSCSPSNGGDYIAMIIHCDSDLLSFVKAGESKWQTASILNASKEDRYIDCAYHNGRFYSVTLHGTVIKWDLDAPDGPTKEVIVKYYSHSAPILTRHLVSTPWGDLWQVRMIYTSAKSRYPDNVKFKIRKVDTKGCRKVSMEELRDHAIFIGLNHSACLPTENLRGVQPQLIYFSAPWMTQAFHLCGRISDWGGVRAYDPKTRTFKRVFPFGGMRDSLSILYPSEVWITPNM